Proteins co-encoded in one Sus scrofa isolate TJ Tabasco breed Duroc chromosome 14, Sscrofa11.1, whole genome shotgun sequence genomic window:
- the VAX1 gene encoding ventral anterior homeobox 1: MFGKPDKMDVRCHSDAEAARVSKNAHKESRESKGAEGNLPAAFLKEPQGAFSASGAAEDCNKSKSSSTADPDYCRRILVRDAKGSIREIILPKGLDLDRPKRTRTSFTAEQLYRLEMEFQRCQYVVGRERTELARQLNLSETQVKVWFQNRRTKQKKDQGKDSELRSVVSETAATCSVLRLLEQGRLLSPPGLPALLPPCATGALGSALRGPSLPALGAGAAAGSAAAASAAAGPAGAASPHPPAVGGAPGPGPTGPGGLHAGTPAAGHGLFSLPVPSLLGSVASRLSSAPLTMAGSLAGNLQELSARYLSSSAFEPYSRTNNKEGAEKKALD, from the exons ATGTTCGGGAAACCAGACAAAATGGACGTTCGGTGCCACTCGGACGCAGAGGCCGCCCGGGTCTCGAAGAACGCGCACAAGGAGAGCCGGGAGAGCAAGGGCGCGGAGGGGAACCTTCCTGCCGCCTTCCTCAAGGAGCCTCAAGGCGCCTTCTCCGCGTCGGGCGCCGCAGAAGACTGTAACAAAAGTAAATCCAGTTCCACCGCCGACCCGGATTACTGCCGCCGGATCCTGGTCCGAG ATGCCAAGGGGTCCATCCGAGAGATCATCCTGCCCAAGGGCCTGGACCTGGATCGGCCCAAGAGGACGCGCACGTCCTTCACCGCGGAGCAGCTCTACCGGCTGGAGATGGAGTTCCAGCGCTGCCAGTACGTGGTGGGCCGAGAGAGGACCGAGCTCGCCCGGCAGCTCAACCTCTCCGAGACCCAG GTGAAAGTCTGGTTCCAGAATCGGCGCACCAAGCAGAAGAAGGACCAGGGCAAGGACTCGGAGCTGCGCTCAGTGGTGTCGGAGACGGCCGCCACGTGCAGCGTGCTGCGGCTGCTGGAGCAGGGCCGTCTGCTGTCGCCTCCCGGCCTGCCCGCCCTGCTGCCGCCCTGCGCCACGGGCGCGCTCGGCTCGGCGCTACGCGGGCCCAGCCTGCCGGCCCTGGGCGCGGGCGCCGCCGCGGGTTCGGCCGCCGCTGCCTCTGCCGCCGCGGGTCCTGCCGGCGCTGCTTCCCCGCACCCGCCGGCCGTGGGCGGCGCTCCCGGCCCCGGGCCCACCGGGCCAGGGGGACTGCACGCAGGCACACCGGCCGCCGGCCACGGCCTCTTCAGCCTGCCGGTGCCCTCGCTGCTCGGCTCGGTCGCCAGCCGCCTATCCTCCGCCCCGTTGACAATGGCCGGTTCGTTGGCCGGGAATTTGCAAGAACTCTCTGCCCGATACCTGAGCTCCTCGGCCTTCGAGCCTTACTCCCGGACCAACAATAAAGAAGGGGCCGAGAAAAAAGCGCTGGACTGA